One genomic segment of Streptomyces niveus includes these proteins:
- the eat gene encoding ethanolamine permease, which produces MAEGTESRIPPADPSGPAGQAGQAGPAGPGRDGSPAVPAQGGSTDDAAYLRRRALKGGSAGWLLLTGLGVAYVVSGDFSGWNLGLAEGGFGGLAIATLLMGAMYACLVFSLAELSAILPTAGGGYGFARRALGTWGGFLTGTAILIEYILAPAAISIFIGDYVESLNLFGLDAGWPVYLACFAIFIGIHLWGVGEALRFSLVVTAIAVAALLIFAVGAFTEFDSSGLNDIPVQEDAFGSNSWLPYGLLGIWAAFPFGMWFFLGVEGVPLAAEEAKDPVRSMPKALSISMGILVLLALITFFAATGARGSAAVMEAGNPLVVALQGDGEPTALSRFVNYAGLAGLVASFFSLIYAGSRQLFALSRAGYLPRFLSLTSSRKAPYLGLLIPGAIGFALAAGSGNGGRMLNVAVFGATISYSLMALSHLVLRRREPGLHRPYRTPGGMLTSGVAFVLALSALVATFLVDKDAAFIALGVYVVALAYFAFYSRHRLVAAAPEEEFAALAAAEDELKRD; this is translated from the coding sequence ATGGCCGAAGGCACGGAATCCCGTATCCCACCAGCCGATCCGTCGGGTCCGGCAGGTCAGGCGGGCCAAGCCGGTCCGGCCGGTCCCGGGCGGGACGGCTCCCCGGCGGTTCCCGCGCAGGGCGGCTCCACCGACGACGCGGCCTATCTGCGGCGCCGTGCGCTGAAGGGCGGCAGCGCCGGCTGGCTGCTGCTGACCGGCCTCGGCGTCGCGTACGTCGTCTCCGGGGACTTCTCCGGCTGGAACCTCGGGCTCGCCGAGGGCGGCTTCGGCGGACTCGCCATCGCGACGCTGCTGATGGGCGCGATGTACGCCTGTCTCGTCTTCTCGCTCGCCGAACTGTCCGCGATCCTGCCCACGGCGGGCGGCGGTTACGGCTTCGCCCGCCGCGCGCTCGGCACCTGGGGCGGCTTCCTGACCGGCACGGCCATCCTCATCGAGTACATCCTGGCGCCGGCCGCGATCTCGATCTTCATCGGTGACTACGTCGAGTCGCTGAACCTCTTCGGACTCGACGCGGGGTGGCCGGTCTATCTCGCCTGCTTCGCCATCTTCATCGGCATCCACCTCTGGGGCGTCGGCGAGGCGCTGCGCTTCAGCCTGGTCGTGACGGCCATCGCCGTCGCCGCGCTGCTGATCTTCGCCGTGGGCGCCTTCACCGAGTTCGACAGCAGCGGCCTCAACGACATCCCTGTCCAGGAGGACGCCTTCGGGTCCAACTCCTGGCTGCCGTACGGCCTGCTGGGCATCTGGGCCGCGTTCCCGTTCGGCATGTGGTTCTTCCTCGGCGTCGAGGGTGTGCCGCTGGCCGCCGAGGAGGCCAAGGACCCGGTGCGCTCGATGCCGAAGGCGCTGTCGATCTCCATGGGCATCCTCGTCCTGCTGGCCCTGATCACGTTCTTCGCGGCCACGGGTGCCCGCGGTTCCGCCGCCGTCATGGAGGCGGGCAATCCGCTGGTGGTCGCGCTCCAGGGGGACGGCGAGCCCACGGCGCTCAGCCGGTTCGTCAACTACGCCGGCCTCGCCGGTCTGGTCGCGTCGTTCTTCTCGCTGATCTACGCCGGCTCCCGGCAGCTGTTCGCGCTCTCCCGCGCCGGCTATCTGCCCCGCTTCCTCTCGCTGACCAGCAGCCGCAAGGCGCCCTACCTCGGCCTGCTGATCCCCGGCGCGATCGGCTTCGCCCTCGCCGCGGGCAGCGGCAACGGCGGCCGGATGCTGAACGTCGCGGTCTTCGGCGCCACGATCTCCTACTCCCTCATGGCCCTGTCGCACCTGGTGCTGCGGCGCCGCGAGCCGGGGCTGCACCGTCCGTACCGGACACCGGGCGGCATGCTGACCTCCGGCGTAGCGTTCGTCCTGGCGCTGTCGGCGCTGGTGGCGACGTTCCTGGTGGACAAGGACGCGGCGTTCATCGCGCTCGGCGTCTACGTCGTG
- a CDS encoding amino acid deaminase/aldolase: MTPRATDRARYDRATAHLDAPLAVVDLDAFDANADDLVRRAGGKPIRVASKSVRCRALLERVLARDGFAGVMSFTLAESLWLARAGFDDVLLAYPSVDRGAFAELAADPKLAAAVTVMVDDPAQLDLVDLARAGGTEEIRVCLEMDTAYQLFGGRVRIGARRSPLREPAQLAELARSIVRRPGFRLVGLMAYEGHVAGVGDSVSGRPLRSRAVRLMQSAARKELAERRRAVVRAVRLVAPELEFVNGGGTGSVQHTAEEESVTEIAAGSGLYVPRLFDNYTSFRGSPAALFAQPVVRRPGVGVVTVLGGGYPASGAAGRDRLPEPYLPEGLRYDPQEGAGEVQTPLLGSAADDLLIGDRVWFRHAKAGELCERFDELLLIEGDRVTATVPTYRGEGRTYL; encoded by the coding sequence ATGACTCCCCGCGCCACCGACCGGGCCCGGTACGACCGGGCCACCGCACATCTCGACGCCCCGCTCGCCGTGGTCGATCTCGACGCGTTCGACGCCAACGCGGACGACCTCGTCCGCCGGGCCGGGGGCAAACCGATCAGGGTCGCGAGCAAATCGGTGCGCTGCCGCGCGCTGCTGGAGCGGGTCCTGGCGCGCGACGGCTTCGCGGGCGTCATGTCGTTCACCCTGGCCGAGTCGCTGTGGCTGGCGCGTGCCGGTTTCGACGACGTGCTGCTCGCCTATCCGTCGGTGGACCGGGGGGCGTTCGCCGAACTCGCCGCCGATCCGAAACTCGCGGCGGCCGTGACGGTGATGGTCGACGATCCGGCCCAGCTCGATCTCGTCGATCTCGCGCGGGCGGGCGGTACGGAGGAGATCCGGGTCTGCCTGGAGATGGACACCGCGTACCAGCTGTTCGGCGGGCGGGTACGGATCGGGGCCAGGCGCTCGCCGCTGCGTGAACCGGCGCAACTGGCCGAGCTGGCCCGGTCGATCGTCCGCAGGCCCGGTTTCCGGCTGGTGGGGCTGATGGCGTACGAGGGGCATGTGGCCGGTGTCGGCGACTCGGTCTCGGGCCGGCCGCTGCGCTCGCGCGCGGTGCGGCTGATGCAGTCCGCCGCGCGCAAGGAGCTCGCGGAGCGGCGCCGGGCCGTGGTGCGCGCGGTGCGGCTGGTGGCGCCTGAGCTGGAGTTCGTCAACGGCGGCGGCACGGGCAGCGTGCAGCACACGGCGGAGGAGGAGTCGGTGACGGAGATCGCCGCCGGTTCGGGGCTGTATGTGCCGCGGCTGTTCGACAACTACACGTCGTTCAGGGGAAGTCCGGCCGCGCTGTTCGCGCAGCCGGTGGTGCGCAGGCCGGGTGTGGGGGTGGTGACCGTCCTCGGCGGCGGCTATCCGGCGTCGGGCGCGGCGGGCCGGGACCGGCTGCCGGAGCCGTATCTGCCGGAGGGGCTGCGCTACGACCCGCAGGAGGGCGCCGGGGAGGTGCAGACACCGCTGCTCGGGTCCGCCGCCGACGATCTGCTGATCGGCGACCGGGTGTGGTTCCGGCACGCCAAGGCCGGCGAACTGTGCGAGCGCTTCGACGAGTTGCTGCTGATCGAGGGCGACCGGGTGACGGCGACGGTGCCGACGTACCGGGGCGAGGGCCGTACGTACCTCTGA
- a CDS encoding SseB family protein translates to MALKNIPDSGFSDDDGTADPVLTDALAAWSADRAAEPRVLAALKDARLLVPVVALLGETEEDERGLRREKNSDMAVPTLRAGGRRALPAFTSTASLARWDPAARPVAVPLHQALSAAAHEKADTVVIDLAGPVPYELAGPALFALAEGRTSTDPLDDPAVVAAVKEVAAAEPSVLRAHLGPGEADGTLALVLLPDAAPADAVRRIAGALAAHDVLRARLVRGLDLALLPAGASPPGEPLFVRDQP, encoded by the coding sequence GTGGCTCTCAAGAACATTCCCGATTCCGGTTTCTCCGACGACGACGGCACCGCCGACCCCGTCCTCACGGACGCGCTCGCCGCCTGGTCCGCCGATCGGGCCGCCGAGCCGCGCGTCCTCGCCGCGCTCAAGGACGCCAGGCTGCTCGTCCCCGTCGTCGCCCTGCTCGGTGAGACCGAGGAGGACGAGCGGGGGCTGCGGCGCGAGAAGAACAGCGACATGGCCGTCCCCACGCTGCGGGCCGGCGGCCGGCGCGCCCTGCCCGCCTTCACCTCGACCGCCTCGCTGGCCCGCTGGGACCCCGCCGCGCGCCCCGTCGCCGTACCGCTGCACCAGGCGCTGAGCGCGGCGGCGCACGAGAAGGCCGACACCGTCGTCATCGACCTGGCTGGCCCGGTGCCGTACGAACTCGCCGGACCGGCCCTGTTCGCGCTTGCCGAGGGCCGTACCAGCACGGACCCGCTCGACGACCCCGCCGTCGTGGCGGCGGTGAAGGAGGTGGCCGCCGCCGAGCCCTCCGTACTGAGGGCCCATCTCGGCCCGGGGGAGGCGGACGGCACCCTCGCGCTCGTCCTGCTGCCGGACGCGGCTCCTGCGGACGCCGTACGGCGGATCGCGGGCGCGCTGGCGGCGCACGACGTGCTGAGGGCCCGCCTGGTGCGCGGTCTCGACCTGGCACTGCTGCCGGCCGGTGCCTCACCTCCGGGCGAGCCCCTGTTCGTACGCGATCAGCCGTAG
- a CDS encoding 3-oxoacyl-ACP reductase produces the protein MPDEINQSAEAPVCRRLVGRTAVVTGAGSGIGLATARRLASEGAHVVCGDIDETAGKAVAEEVGGIYVRVDVTDAEQVDALFKKAFDTYGSVDIAFNNAGISPPEDDSILTTGIDAWRRVQEVNLTSVYLCCKAVLPYMRQQRRGSIINTASFVATMGAATSQISYTASKGGVLAMSRELGVQFAREGIRVNALCPGPVNTPLLRELFASDPERAARRLVHIPGGRFAEADEIAAAVAFLASDDASFVNATDFMVDGGIGGAYVTPL, from the coding sequence ATGCCCGACGAGATCAACCAGAGCGCCGAGGCGCCCGTCTGCCGCCGACTGGTCGGCCGCACCGCCGTCGTCACCGGCGCGGGCAGCGGCATCGGTCTCGCCACCGCGCGCCGGCTCGCCTCCGAAGGAGCGCACGTCGTCTGCGGCGACATCGACGAGACGGCGGGCAAGGCGGTGGCCGAGGAGGTCGGCGGCATCTACGTACGGGTGGACGTCACCGACGCGGAACAGGTCGACGCCCTCTTCAAGAAGGCGTTCGACACCTACGGCAGCGTCGACATCGCCTTCAACAACGCGGGCATCTCACCGCCGGAGGACGACTCGATCCTCACCACCGGGATCGACGCCTGGCGCCGGGTCCAGGAGGTCAACCTCACCTCGGTGTACCTCTGCTGCAAGGCGGTCCTCCCCTACATGCGGCAGCAGCGGCGCGGCTCGATCATCAACACCGCGTCGTTCGTCGCGACCATGGGAGCGGCCACCAGCCAGATCTCCTACACCGCCTCCAAAGGAGGCGTGCTCGCGATGTCACGCGAGCTGGGCGTCCAGTTCGCCCGCGAGGGCATCCGGGTCAACGCCCTGTGCCCGGGCCCGGTCAACACCCCTCTGCTCCGCGAACTGTTCGCGAGCGACCCCGAGCGAGCGGCACGACGCCTCGTACACATCCCGGGCGGCCGCTTCGCGGAGGCGGACGAGATCGCGGCGGCGGTAGCCTTCCTCGCCAGCGACGACGCGTCGTTCGTGAACGCGACGGACTTCATGGTGGACGGCGGCATCGGCGGAGCGTACGTGACGCCGCTGTAG
- a CDS encoding serine hydrolase, which translates to MDARREPLVDTADGNVTYGVAVRDIATGHTTAHHRGPAPIHPCASVVKLGILLALLLRCQEAGREPTAQERVSAAEMIERSDNDAATVLWHVIGGANGMDAAHRRLGLRESAAATRWGLSRTTATDQLTLLAAVFDERATPLSERSRAFVADLMTHVVADQAWGVSAAGSAPALKNGWMPLSATGLWVVNSVGRVTAGGRDVLVAVLSGGHPTKEAGIALVEEVARAAVSAAGVR; encoded by the coding sequence ATGGACGCCCGCAGGGAACCGCTCGTCGACACCGCCGACGGGAACGTCACGTACGGCGTCGCCGTCCGCGACATCGCCACCGGCCACACCACGGCCCACCATCGCGGTCCGGCGCCCATCCATCCCTGCGCCAGCGTGGTCAAGCTCGGCATCCTTCTCGCGCTGCTCCTGCGCTGCCAGGAGGCCGGCCGGGAGCCGACCGCCCAGGAGCGTGTGTCGGCCGCCGAGATGATCGAGCGCAGCGACAACGACGCCGCGACCGTGCTGTGGCATGTGATCGGCGGCGCCAACGGGATGGACGCGGCCCATCGGCGGCTCGGTCTGCGCGAGTCGGCCGCGGCGACGCGATGGGGGCTCTCGCGCACCACAGCGACGGATCAACTGACGCTGCTGGCCGCTGTGTTCGACGAACGTGCGACGCCTCTGAGCGAGCGTTCGCGCGCCTTCGTGGCGGACCTGATGACGCATGTGGTGGCGGACCAGGCGTGGGGCGTCTCGGCGGCGGGGAGCGCGCCTGCGCTCAAGAACGGCTGGATGCCGTTGAGCGCCACGGGGCTCTGGGTCGTCAACTCGGTCGGCCGCGTCACCGCCGGGGGCCGTGACGTCCTCGTGGCCGTCCTCTCGGGCGGGCATCCTACGAAGGAGGCGGGCATCGCCCTGGTGGAGGAGGTCGCGCGGGCCGCCGTCAGCGCGGCCGGCGTCCGGTGA
- a CDS encoding DUF2510 domain-containing protein: protein MSMTTPPGWYADPGVPGSERWWDGNGWTAHTRPLGGAASYQQASQRPRSVARGRSAVLGGVVGGLVLVAAIVAGITLLGDDGTKTVPRSAPTTSEPAPGPTGESPTPEPTADPTVLVDQLNGITLPIPDDWEKSDSLVDRAVTMTTVADYECPGQKSRYCRYGRVMSFTATQTDAATAEVLAKEDIQDASDALYDEDSIGQAFYGGVTSHTVVKSGAVTVAGRTGYVVRWKVETGSGPGGYVQSLAFPSTIGAESLIVVRFAFDAGPKGPPLSGMDTITKGIRAIGDTTGGVGSSIGPS, encoded by the coding sequence ATGAGCATGACGACCCCGCCCGGCTGGTACGCGGATCCCGGTGTGCCCGGCAGTGAGCGGTGGTGGGACGGGAACGGGTGGACCGCGCACACCCGGCCGCTCGGTGGGGCCGCCTCGTACCAACAGGCGTCCCAGCGACCGCGGTCGGTGGCTCGCGGGCGCAGTGCGGTTCTCGGTGGCGTCGTCGGTGGGCTCGTGCTCGTCGCCGCGATCGTCGCCGGCATCACGCTGCTCGGCGACGACGGGACGAAGACCGTGCCCCGGTCCGCGCCGACCACCAGTGAGCCCGCGCCCGGTCCGACGGGCGAGAGTCCCACCCCCGAGCCGACCGCCGACCCCACCGTGCTCGTCGACCAGCTCAACGGCATCACCTTGCCCATCCCCGACGACTGGGAGAAGTCCGACAGCCTCGTCGACCGCGCGGTCACCATGACGACGGTCGCCGACTACGAGTGCCCCGGCCAGAAGAGCCGGTACTGCCGGTATGGCCGGGTCATGTCCTTCACCGCCACCCAGACCGACGCGGCCACCGCCGAAGTCCTCGCCAAGGAGGACATCCAGGACGCGTCCGACGCCCTGTACGACGAGGACTCCATCGGTCAAGCCTTCTACGGAGGCGTCACGTCGCACACCGTCGTCAAGTCCGGGGCCGTCACCGTCGCCGGACGCACCGGATATGTCGTGCGCTGGAAGGTCGAGACAGGTTCGGGGCCCGGCGGTTACGTCCAGTCGCTGGCCTTCCCCTCGACCATCGGCGCCGAATCACTGATCGTCGTCCGGTTCGCCTTCGACGCCGGACCCAAGGGCCCGCCGCTCAGCGGGATGGACACGATCACGAAGGGCATCCGTGCCATCGGCGACACGACGGGCGGCGTCGGCAGCTCCATCGGCCCCTCCTGA
- a CDS encoding aldehyde dehydrogenase family protein, which produces MPDQPHAHQILNPATEEVVATVPATSAAEVDAAVVRAAAAQRRWSQAAPADRARLLRRFAATVDGHLEELARLEVEEAGHTLGNARWEAGNVRDLLDYAAGGVERLTGRQIPVAGGLDITLLEPLGVVGVIAPWNFPMPIAAWGTAPALAAGNAVLLKPAETTPLTALRLAELALEAGLPEHLFQVLPGAGGVTGQALVDHPGVAKIVFTGSTRVGKEIMARGARQMKRVTLELGGKSPNIVFADADIERAAAEAPMAYLDNAGQDCCARTRILVQRTAYDRFLELLAPAVRSVVVGDPSDEKTQMGPLISRAQLERVRGYVPEGRAAVRGSAPDGPGFWFPPTVLTDVAADDPAVTEEIFGPVAVVIPFDDEADAIRLANDTEYGLSGSLWTRDLGRALRVSRAVAAGNLSVNSHSSVRYSTPFGGYKQSGVGRELGPDALTAFTETKNIFISTEA; this is translated from the coding sequence GTGCCCGACCAGCCCCACGCCCACCAGATCCTCAACCCGGCGACCGAGGAGGTCGTCGCGACCGTCCCGGCGACGAGCGCGGCCGAGGTCGACGCCGCCGTCGTACGGGCCGCCGCCGCCCAGCGCCGGTGGTCGCAGGCCGCCCCCGCCGACCGGGCGCGGCTTCTGCGCCGGTTCGCCGCCACGGTCGACGGACACCTCGAAGAACTCGCCCGGCTGGAGGTCGAGGAGGCGGGCCACACCCTCGGGAACGCCCGCTGGGAGGCGGGCAACGTCCGCGACCTCCTCGACTACGCGGCCGGGGGAGTGGAGCGCCTGACCGGCCGTCAGATCCCGGTCGCCGGCGGCCTCGACATCACCCTTCTCGAACCGCTCGGCGTCGTCGGGGTCATCGCCCCGTGGAACTTCCCCATGCCCATCGCCGCCTGGGGCACCGCACCGGCCCTCGCGGCAGGCAACGCCGTACTCCTCAAGCCCGCCGAGACCACCCCCCTGACCGCGCTGCGACTGGCCGAACTCGCCCTGGAGGCGGGTCTTCCCGAGCATCTGTTCCAGGTGCTGCCGGGCGCCGGGGGCGTCACGGGGCAGGCGCTGGTCGACCACCCCGGCGTCGCCAAGATCGTCTTCACCGGCTCCACGCGGGTCGGCAAGGAGATCATGGCCAGGGGCGCGCGGCAGATGAAGCGGGTGACCCTCGAACTCGGCGGCAAGAGCCCCAACATCGTCTTCGCCGACGCCGACATCGAACGGGCCGCCGCCGAGGCGCCCATGGCCTACCTGGACAACGCGGGACAGGACTGCTGCGCCCGTACCCGCATTCTCGTCCAGCGCACCGCGTACGACCGGTTCCTCGAACTCCTCGCCCCCGCCGTGCGGTCGGTCGTCGTGGGCGACCCGTCGGACGAAAAGACCCAGATGGGGCCGCTCATCTCGCGCGCCCAACTGGAGCGCGTGCGCGGGTACGTGCCCGAGGGCCGGGCGGCCGTACGGGGCAGCGCCCCCGACGGACCCGGCTTCTGGTTCCCGCCGACCGTCCTCACCGACGTCGCCGCCGACGACCCCGCCGTGACCGAGGAGATCTTCGGCCCGGTCGCCGTCGTGATCCCCTTCGACGACGAGGCGGACGCGATCCGCCTCGCCAACGACACCGAGTACGGGCTCTCCGGCTCCCTGTGGACCCGCGATCTCGGCCGCGCGCTGCGCGTCTCGCGCGCCGTCGCCGCCGGCAACCTGTCCGTCAACTCCCACAGCAGCGTGCGCTACTCGACCCCGTTCGGCGGCTACAAGCAGTCCGGCGTCGGCCGTGAGCTGGGACCCGACGCCCTCACCGCGTTCACCGAGACCAAGAACATCTTCATCAGTACGGAGGCCTGA
- a CDS encoding glutamine synthetase family protein, whose product MADRTPPLSVEELRALVANGEIDTVVLAFPDMQGRLQGKRFAAQFFLEDVLEHGTEGCNYLLAVDVELNTVDGYAMSSWERGYGDFAMHPDLATLRRVPWNEGTAMLIADLAWNDGSPVVAAPRQILRRQLDRLAEHGYTAHVGTELEFIVFKDTYEQAWDSGYRGLTPANQYNIDYSVLGTGRIEPLLRRIRNDMTAAGLTVESAKGECNPGQHEIVFRYDEALLTCDQHAIYKTGAKEIASQEGVSLTFMAKYNEREGNSCHIHLSLQSVDEPGTNVMAGDDAHGMSPVMRHFLAGQLAALREFSLLYAPNINSYKRFAPGSFAPTAVAWGNDNRTCSLRVVGHGRSMRFENRLPGGDVNPHLAVAGLVAAGLYGIEHELELPEVCTGNAYTSEYEQVPTTLREAADLWEHSPIAKAAFGDEVVAHYLNLARVELAAFDAAVTDWELRRSFERM is encoded by the coding sequence GTGGCAGACCGCACACCCCCACTCTCCGTCGAGGAGCTGCGCGCCCTGGTGGCGAACGGCGAGATCGACACCGTGGTCCTGGCCTTCCCCGACATGCAGGGCAGACTCCAGGGCAAGCGGTTCGCCGCGCAGTTCTTCCTGGAGGACGTCCTGGAACACGGCACCGAGGGCTGCAACTACCTCCTCGCCGTCGACGTCGAGCTGAACACCGTCGACGGCTACGCGATGTCCTCCTGGGAACGCGGTTACGGCGACTTCGCCATGCACCCCGACCTCGCGACCCTGCGCCGCGTCCCCTGGAACGAGGGGACGGCGATGCTCATCGCCGACCTCGCCTGGAACGACGGCTCACCGGTCGTCGCCGCGCCCCGCCAGATCCTGCGCCGCCAGCTCGACCGGCTCGCCGAGCACGGCTACACCGCGCACGTCGGCACGGAGCTCGAATTCATCGTCTTCAAGGACACCTACGAGCAGGCCTGGGACAGCGGCTACCGCGGCCTCACCCCCGCCAACCAGTACAACATCGACTACTCCGTCCTCGGCACCGGCCGTATCGAGCCCCTGCTGCGCCGGATCCGCAACGACATGACCGCCGCCGGGCTGACCGTCGAGTCCGCCAAGGGCGAGTGCAATCCGGGTCAGCACGAGATCGTCTTCCGTTACGACGAGGCCCTGCTCACCTGCGACCAGCACGCCATCTACAAAACCGGCGCCAAGGAGATCGCCTCCCAAGAAGGCGTCTCGCTCACCTTCATGGCCAAGTACAACGAGCGCGAGGGCAATTCCTGCCACATCCACCTCTCGCTCCAGTCCGTCGACGAACCCGGCACCAACGTCATGGCGGGCGACGACGCCCATGGAATGTCACCCGTGATGCGCCACTTCCTGGCCGGACAGCTCGCCGCGCTGCGTGAGTTCTCCCTGCTGTACGCGCCGAACATCAACTCCTACAAACGCTTCGCGCCCGGCTCCTTCGCCCCGACCGCCGTCGCGTGGGGCAACGACAACCGCACCTGCTCCCTGCGGGTCGTCGGCCACGGCCGCTCCATGCGCTTCGAGAACCGGCTGCCCGGCGGCGACGTCAACCCCCACCTGGCCGTCGCCGGCCTGGTCGCGGCGGGCCTCTACGGCATCGAGCACGAGCTCGAACTCCCCGAGGTCTGCACCGGGAACGCCTACACCTCCGAGTACGAGCAGGTCCCCACCACCCTGCGCGAGGCCGCCGACCTCTGGGAGCACAGCCCCATCGCCAAGGCCGCCTTCGGGGACGAGGTCGTCGCCCACTACCTCAACCTGGCGCGGGTCGAACTGGCCGCCTTCGACGCCGCCGTGACCGACTGGGAGCTGCGCCGCTCCTTCGAACGCATGTGA
- the mycP gene encoding type VII secretion-associated serine protease mycosin — protein MTTPTTPAAGPTPAVRTTPLFRSFSRPFAATFAAALFLVTVPATPAHADVIRAQQWALEAMHTDDAWRTTKGEGITVAVLDTGVDPTHPDLAGQVLSGKDLIGFGAKSGDRAWARHGTAMAGIIAGRGHGPGREDGVLGIAPEAKILPVRVILEGTDPDRAKARKSRGGSLADGIRWAADNGADVINLSLGDDSESAHPEPGEDAAVQYALSKGAAVVASAGNGGEKGDRISYPAAYPGVIAVTAVDRYGTHAAFSTRRWYATVSAPGVDVVIADPDRRYYEGWGTSAASAFVSGAVALVRAAHPDLRPAQIKKLLADTARDAPDNGRDDATGYGIVDPAAAIEAGGKLNTAKADTANEATGYTKQYFGRGPDNTRGASEPAAWLAPLAGGLGALLLAGAVVLWRGGPVTGRRPR, from the coding sequence ATGACGACGCCCACGACCCCGGCAGCAGGACCGACTCCGGCGGTTCGGACGACGCCACTGTTCCGGTCCTTCTCCCGCCCCTTCGCGGCCACGTTCGCCGCCGCCCTCTTCCTGGTCACCGTCCCGGCGACGCCCGCGCACGCGGACGTCATCCGCGCCCAGCAGTGGGCCCTGGAGGCGATGCACACCGACGACGCCTGGCGCACCACCAAGGGCGAGGGCATCACCGTCGCCGTACTCGACACCGGAGTCGACCCCACGCACCCCGACCTCGCCGGACAGGTCCTGTCCGGCAAGGACCTCATCGGCTTCGGCGCCAAGAGCGGCGACCGCGCCTGGGCCCGCCACGGCACGGCCATGGCCGGCATCATCGCGGGCCGCGGACACGGCCCCGGCCGGGAGGACGGTGTACTCGGCATCGCCCCCGAGGCGAAGATCCTGCCGGTCCGCGTGATCCTCGAAGGCACGGACCCGGACCGGGCCAAGGCCCGTAAGTCACGCGGCGGTTCACTCGCCGACGGCATCCGCTGGGCCGCCGACAACGGCGCCGACGTCATCAACCTCTCCCTCGGCGACGACAGCGAGTCCGCCCACCCGGAGCCCGGCGAGGACGCCGCCGTCCAGTACGCGCTCTCCAAAGGAGCCGCCGTCGTCGCGTCGGCCGGCAACGGCGGTGAGAAGGGCGACCGCATCTCGTATCCGGCCGCGTACCCCGGCGTGATCGCCGTGACGGCCGTCGACCGCTACGGCACACACGCCGCGTTCTCCACCCGCCGCTGGTACGCCACCGTCAGCGCGCCCGGCGTCGACGTCGTGATAGCGGACCCCGACCGCCGCTACTACGAAGGCTGGGGCACCAGCGCCGCCTCTGCGTTCGTCTCCGGCGCGGTCGCCCTCGTACGCGCGGCCCACCCCGACCTACGCCCGGCCCAGATCAAGAAGCTGCTCGCCGACACCGCGCGCGACGCCCCCGACAACGGCCGCGACGACGCCACCGGGTACGGCATCGTCGATCCGGCCGCCGCGATCGAGGCGGGCGGAAAGCTGAACACCGCCAAGGCCGACACGGCGAACGAGGCGACCGGTTACACGAAGCAGTACTTCGGCCGCGGCCCCGACAACACCCGGGGCGCCTCGGAGCCGGCCGCCTGGCTCGCCCCGCTCGCGGGCGGCCTCGGCGCGCTGCTGCTGGCCGGCGCGGTGGTGCTCTGGCGCGGCGGACCGGTCACCGGACGCCGGCCGCGCTGA
- a CDS encoding FadR/GntR family transcriptional regulator, producing the protein MAKKDAARKSEPADRLTPVLRPVRAGNGFEEALEQILQVLRLGLVAGGERLPAERELAERLRISRVTLREVLKVLTDQGLVESRRGRYGGTFVLPRPDAPSQGVEEELRRRVSGVDIEDVLRFREVLEVGAAGLCAAHGLSEAEASRLRTALAATHDAPLGDYRRLDTLLHLTLAELSGSARLTEQYASVRATVNDLLDCIPLLVRNLEHSQQQHTALVEAVLAGDADAAREVMREHCGGTAALLRGFLA; encoded by the coding sequence GTGGCGAAGAAGGATGCGGCGAGGAAGAGTGAGCCTGCCGACCGGCTGACGCCCGTCCTGCGTCCCGTGCGGGCGGGCAACGGTTTCGAGGAGGCCCTGGAGCAGATCCTGCAGGTGCTGCGCCTCGGTCTGGTCGCGGGCGGTGAGCGGCTGCCCGCCGAGCGGGAGCTGGCGGAGCGGCTGCGGATCAGCCGGGTCACGCTGCGCGAGGTGCTGAAGGTCCTCACCGACCAGGGGCTGGTGGAGAGCCGGCGGGGGCGCTACGGCGGCACGTTCGTCCTGCCCCGGCCCGACGCCCCGTCACAGGGGGTCGAGGAGGAGCTGCGCCGCCGGGTCTCGGGGGTGGACATCGAGGACGTGCTGCGGTTCCGCGAGGTGCTGGAGGTGGGCGCGGCGGGGCTGTGCGCGGCGCACGGCCTGTCCGAGGCGGAGGCGTCCCGGCTGCGTACGGCGCTGGCGGCGACGCACGACGCCCCGCTGGGTGACTACCGCCGTCTCGACACGCTGCTGCATCTGACGCTCGCGGAGCTGTCGGGCTCGGCGCGGCTGACCGAGCAGTACGCGTCGGTCCGCGCGACCGTGAACGACCTGCTGGACTGCATCCCGCTGCTGGTACGGAACTTGGAGCACTCCCAGCAGCAGCACACGGCGCTGGTCGAGGCGGTGCTGGCCGGTGACGCGGACGCGGCGCGCGAGGTGATGCGCGAGCACTGCGGCGGGACGGCGGCGCTGCTGCGGGGATTTCTGGCCTGA